Within Cucumis melo cultivar AY chromosome 4, USDA_Cmelo_AY_1.0, whole genome shotgun sequence, the genomic segment caattcttcggagtgataatggtcgagaatttcaaaaccataaccttagtgaatttcttgCTTCCAAGGGAATTGTTCACCAAAGCTcgtgtgcctacactcctcaacaaaatggagtggccgcgaacgaaaaaaccgtcaccttatggaagtagcccgttcccttatgctttccacttcccttccatcatcCCTGTGgagagatgctattcttacaaacgctcacttaatcaatagaatgctttctagtatcctccaccttcaaactcccttagattgtcttaaagagaacccctctactcgtcttgtttctgaggttccttTTCGTGTATTTGGGTGTACCacttattttcataattttggccctaatcagaccaaatttacccctcagGCTCAGGCTTGTGTGTTTGTTGAGTGTGCCCTTCACCATCGCAGTTATAAATTGTTTTCACCCACCGTCtaggaaatactttgtcactataGATGTTACTTTCTGCGAgaaccgaccctactttcccgttagccatcttcagggggtgaatgtgagtgaagagtctaacagcacctttgaatttattgaacctactcctagtaccgtatctgacgttgatcctcatcccataatcctacccacaaaccaagttccctggaaaacatattacaggagaaatctcataaaggaagttgggtcccctactagtcaaccgccagctccagtccaagacttcgaacctcctcgagaccaaggtatggaaaaccctacagaaccgtgtactaataatacgatgagtgagaatgacaggtctAGTGTTGTTCTTGAAAATGTGAAAGAAAATAACCGCGGTGATGAGattgaggttagaatagaaaccagtagcaatgaagctgaacagggtcatataaggaaacttgatgagtatgatccctctcttgacattcccatTGCTTTGAGAAAAGGTACAAGGTCGTGCACaaaacatcccatttgcaactatgtttcctatgataatctctctccacagtttagagcgtCTACAGCAAACCTTGtctctaccataataccgaaaaatatctacactgctctagagtgtccttaatggaaaaatgttgttatggaagagatgaaggctcttgaaaagaatagaacttgggagatctgtgctctaccaaaaagacataaaactgtaggatgcaaaagggttgttctctctcaaatacaaagcagatggtatgcttgatagacacaaggcaagattagttgcaaagggatttactcagacctatggtattgactattcagaaactttttatccagttgctaagttgaatactgttagagtcctactatctgttgctgtgaacaaagattgacCTCTATACCAGctagatgttaagaatgcttttttgaatggagaccttatggaggaagtctacatgaacCCTCCGCCAGGATTTGAAACCCAATTTGGTCAGCAGATGTGTAAACTCCAGAAAtccctatatggtctgaaacagtctccaagagcatggtttgaaatcaaggatttggaAATCTGAAATATCCCTAAGGGTACAGGCAAGGGCACTCTtaccatactttatttacaaaggtttccAAGACAGGAAAGATTGTTgttctaatagtttatgtggatgacattgttttgactggagatgatcaaacagaaatcaatCAACTAAAGCAAAGAATGGGTGATGActttgaaatcaaggatttggaaatctgaaatatttccttaaaatggaggtggccagatctaaagaaggtatctccgtgtctcagagaaaataaaccctaaccgagacaggtatgttgggatgttgTCCTGCTGATACTTCTATTGAATTCAACAGTAAattaggaaactctgatgatcaagttccagttgataaagaacaatatcaacGCTTTGTAGGTAAActaatttacttatcccatactcgtctTGATATTTCCTTCGTTGTGAGTGTTGTCAgtcagtttatgcaggctccccatgagaaacatatggaagctgttaacagaattctgagatacttaaaaaatacacctggtaaagggttgatgtttagataaaccattgaggcatatactgattCAAATTGGGCAGGATCTATtgttgacagaaagtctacctccggttattgtacctttgtttggggcaatcttgtaacttggaggagtaagaagttaagtgttgtggccaggagcagcGCTGAGGCTGAATAtagagctatgagtttgggaatatgtgaggaaatttgacTCCAGAAAGTCTTGTTAGATCTTCATCAAGCATGTGAGACActattgaagcttttttgtgataataaagtcacttttagtattgctaacaacccagttcaacatgatagaactaaacatgttgagattgatcggtatttcatcaaagaaagacttgacaatAGAAGCATATACATTCCGTACATTCCTTTGAGCCAACAGGTTGCTAATGTTTTCACCAAGGGGCTTCTTAGACTACACTTCAACCTTTGTTTTAGCAAGTTAGGACTCATTGATAGTTACATCCCAACTttagggggagtgttagaatgaGTAGGGCTTTGTCcttaaaatatttttggaaagaataatatagaagattttatttcctaaatcttttcctttcttactcctattgtattctatttattctctccctttgtacctattgtattcattcgtaagaaaaataataaaaactaaagtatcgttgTTTTTCTCCTGGTTCTCGGATTTCCACATAAGCCTCGTGTTggtgttaattgctttcaatagttTATCTTGAGGACAAGGAGCACTTCGAGGTGAGCAATATTATTAGGCCCCCAATTATTCATAAAAGTAAAAGGAGAGAATCAGGAGAGCGCATGTTAGGAAATAAGTAGAAGACAGGTGGAGGAGAGTATCTTGGAAGGGCTCACTATTGAGGAATATATAAGGAATGTATTGGGGATTTGGGGAGGGAGATCATATTTTGCAAAAAGTTACTGAGGGCTTTTTGGGAGAAGAATCCATTCTTCTTGAAGGAGCTGGGAGACAAGTCTTTGTTTACTGCTTTCTGCTTTCCATTTCTGTGTTGCTGTTTACATTTTCGTATTGCTCTTTCGTTGCTTGTGAACTCTTTTAGTATTTTCTATTAATATAAAGATAGCAGAGAGTACTGTCTCTATTCTCCATTTGTATTGGGATTTTCTGAGTTTCAGGGAAGAGTCCTAACATAAACAAAAAGATTGAAGGAGAATAAATATCGAGCCCAACAATGCCCTCATTTCCCTTTCTTCCGAATGTACTTATGATTAGGCAGTCGCATGGATTCAGTGTTCAAGACAAATAATGAAGATTGAGAAGAATTTTCTTGCATAGCTATACATCTAATAAGGTATACGTCCAAATAACCAAAAAGGGAACTATGATGGTAACAGATAAATTTTtctacaaaaacaaaaatgaaaggCTTACTTACTTGCAGAAGTGGTATGATTTGAATCTTCAACTGCGTCTTTCTCGTCAAGCGCAATGCTTTGTGCATTAGAAGCAGCAGTTCCCTCTAGaaaatttcttaaaattctCTCTTTTGATAGACAAATTCCTGAACCAGCCTGATAAAACCAGAATTAAAGATCACTAATTTGGACAAAACTAATTGATTGAAAGGACTATAAAGCTCAAACCATCAACCAAGATGCAAAACCTGTCCCCTATCATAAGTACGTACATAAACAAGGAAAGTCGCATAACCCTACGCCAGAACTAGAAACCTCACTCCATTACTAGCTTGTAGTTCAGAAGAAAACAGACACAATTTATGTCCATGCAGAAACTTGCAAACACGTAgctcaataaaataaataaataaaactgtGAAGCTCTCAATGTATGTTCTATTTGATGAATTATCAAAAAGAGGGTATTTCTATGTAGCATAACCACATGTAATAGATACCTCATAATATAGTTCAACTGCTTCACGGGTATATTTGTTTTCTGCATCCCATGGCAAAGGAGGACAACCTTCTGCAAACATGTTTGAAAGTTAAGGATTCTAGAAGCAGAAAGACATACTTGATAATCGATGGTTTTCCAATATCACAAATTTGTCAGCTCAAATGAAAATCATTACAAAAGTTctcatttaattaaaaataaaaataaaaagaggaagaaaaaaaggaaaagaaaaagaaaagggaaaaaaaggaTATCATATCCAGATGAGCTGAAAACATATCAACCTCACAGAAATCCTCGATGAAGTCGCTGGACATAACCTCTGCATACAGTAAAAGAACTGGCCAGTGGAGAATGTTATTTTTATCTAATACCGGCTTTCTTAATCCAGTTAGTTCTTGATATGCCGCCTTCCCAATCTTAAAACCTCTATGCACGATTGCAGAAACAAGTTTCTGCACAATTTACAAGAAAGCAAAAATTGAGCAACTAAATGATAAAGCAGAAGTATGATCATAAGTTGTTCTTACGAAACCTCTGCCTCTGCAATAGCCTTTGTAACTAGAGCCTCACGTTGTTCCTGCTCCAATATCAGTGAATCAATCTGCCTCTCAATCTTTTTGATTTCTACATTATTTGGGTCGCACCTTATACCACTTACACAGTAGGACTTTGCTTCATCTAATAAATTCAGGGAAAGAGATGCTTTAGCAGCTCGATAAATTGCCTACATAACAATCACATCATTTAATTAAACTACATAATTTTAATTCAAGCAAGAGGGGAAACATTATATTAGAGAGGCTCATAACTTAGTATAGAAGTTAAGATTATAACATTGATGGGTCTTTTTTCCTGAACAGAGAATAAAGTTACAAGAACGTAAGGAAACACATCTATCtggagaaaaaataaattatcacCTTGATGTTTGTGGGACACAAATTGATTGCCTCCTCAGCATCATTTAGGGCTCGTCTATTGTTTCCAAGAAGTAAATTCACATGAGCTCTATTTGCATAAAGAACAGAGTTCTCAGAGTTGCTTAGGACTTTCTGATTAATTGCCTTAGTGTAGCAATCAATAGCATCAGTATAGTGCTTTTTACCCAACCTGACAAATTCATTCCCCTTTTCctgcaaagagaaaaaaataggaAACTTAAAAGATAAAACCGGATCTACCCAAACGGAGAGTGAGATTGATAGAGTTCATTCTAACATGTTATCAAATGATAGTATCTACCAACACCACATGGAGACTGATATTGATAGAGTTCATTTGAACTTGTTTATCAAAAGATATTGAGACATTGAGCATTAATGGTCATGTTTTAGTGATTTTGAAATTGGTAAAATCACTTTAGGCCTGTTAAAAATCACTTCAAAACATATCTTTAATCATTTATGACCAATTTTAATTGTATGAACAATGTGTACAAAAGTATAAAACCAAACATTAAACTGCTTTGAATGattaaatatatgtttataGTGATTTTGTCGATGATAAAGTGatttttaactaattaaaaaCCCTACCAATCAAGACCAAATTTCAGttccattcaaatttcaagttCAAACAATAGATTACCGGATTCAGAAACTTAATTTCCTCATCACAGATTAGACTTTACCAAATTTTCAGCAATAAACATATGAAAAGCCACCAGTATTAGATTGTACTTTCACAATACTCATActgaagaacaaaaaaaatacaagATGACTAAAAAACGACGGGAAAAGCTAcagaagaataataaattatCACACCAAGACTTTCAAGTGATCACCTTCTGAAGTACTATTGAACATTGGCATACCCATCTTTAAAacaaaatagagaaaaagagagaactACAAGCTCAACTCAATCACTTCTATTCATGTCCAACTTCTTGTAAAAAAAGTATTCAGCCTAACTCGTAGGGATTTAGAGCAATTAAGCAAACCGCATGAATTTAAGTATTTAACAAACCACGATTAACAAATCAAGCTACAAAACAATGAAGTCATCCGCAACGGGCAAAAATAAATTTCCAATCATTTCAAGTCACCAGAAAGTAGAATTTCTTATTTAGAACTCGTGAAAACATAAATATGATATAGAGAGAGACCTTGAACTCGAGGGCAGAACTCTCTTTGAGAGCAGCTATGGCATCAAGGTCAGCTTTCTCATTCTCTGTTAAGGGATTCGAACCATCCTCCATCCATAGGGCCATAACTCTTTCCAACTTTTATCAGACCAAGGAAAGAGAAAGCAGAGAAGGAGCTCAACTCGAGAGGGAGGAGAAAAGATGGAAGGCAAGAGTGTTAGAGAATTAAGGAGGGGCACCGGAAAGTTTCACAAACtaacacaaaaagaaaattatatgaGTGGCCCTTTTGTTATATATAAAATGCCATTTTTATCCTTAGTATGGAATGAAATGTCACTTTGTTTGACTAATATTCCTAAAACATTGAGAGAATGTAAGTCGActtaaaaagaattatttttattggacAATATCCAAACTAATTTTATTAACTGATATCCGAACTAATTTTGCTAAGTAGTCTCTCAATTTTTGTTAAGATGAAGTTCCAATTTTTATTAGAAGATGCcctaatttttattaaatgatcTATTAATCTTTATTAAGTCTATCTCTTATCTTTTATTAAGCAATCttccattttttattaaatgaacTCTCATTTTCTATTAGACGATGATCTCAcaatttttattaaatgatcTCCCAATTTTTATTAAGCAgacttttaacttttattaaacgATTCCAATGTCTAGACGATCTTTGAACTCTTCGATCTCCCAACTTTTGTTAAACGATTTACCAACTCTTATTAAACTATTCTCAAGTTTTATTAAATGATTTTTCATCTCCTATTATcatgaaagaaaaatatttcGTAAAAACTTACATTCTCTTTGTTTTTGGATCTTGCTCTATAGAAGACAAGTTTATAGGAGAGAGAAAACTACCCTTTGTTAAGAATTTGAGGAGAGAGGATAAAAATAGTATTTCGCAGTTTACCGAAATGAGTCCGTCATAAAAAGGTTTTTAGTTATTGTTCTATATTAAGAAATTTTTGGAGGAGAGAGCacgaagaaagaaaaagtggaATGAATTGTGTCCTCATCTAGGGATAATTGTAAGAAATAGTTGAAAATTTAGGTTTGTATTTCACATATAATATAACACATTGTTTAGTCAATTGTTTCGATGAGGTTTCCTATCACAATCCAAAGCAACGTCCACATCTTTGTTTCATGAAACATGTTAACTGTCAATCATAATGACAAATCTCAATTGAGAGAAAAATTAGCCAGAATCTCCCATAATGCAGcatcaaattatttatacttGTCTATTtactttttagaaaaagaaatatcagtttgtatttctaaattttgagTTGTATtaatagaaagaccattgaaacaattaaaattgatacaattttcattttaattaaaaatatttacgaataaTAATCAAACTATATTGACCTAAATTTTGTAAATCTGTAATATATTTGCACTTTGTGCCTTTACATTGAAGCTTCTCACAAGATCAAAGAGGTCACTTGTAACCATGAATGGTTTTAAGTTGAATACTTCTAGGAGACACTACTCTGATGGAGTgtctttaaaatatatttagaattttttaatttaatttttcaaaagttCTTGTAATTAGCCCCAAAAAAATGTACAGGGGAGGTAAAGAACAACTCCAATTTCAAGTTATCAACAGTAAAGTTAGCTGGAACTACAGCAAGAGTATTGCACAAATAATATACACAAGGCAAGGGTATACTCATATCTAACAAAAAGAATGGTACAACGCTATATCTTTCCGGACCTAAATTCTTACTGGTTAACAAGTAGCCTGCTATACTATATCAAATCGAACTTGAGACTGCCAAAACTCCCACCACTTTGGCATGGCCGAAGGATCTGCAGCTTGGTCTTCCCGTCCCCTATTTGTCCGTCTCCAATTTTTTATCTCAACCATGACGGCCAGCAAAGCTAAACAGCACAACAATTGCATGTGATTGATCATTTATCTTCCTCCTCAGAATCAGACTTTGCGAAAACAGGTTCTGGCTGAGTATGTGAATACGCCGGTGCAATGTATTTTGGATCATTTGCTGCAACATCAGCATACTTCAGAATAGCTTCTCTTGGATCTTCTTCCATCCATGTCTCCTTAATCAAACCTCCTTGCTGTAAGATGTAAAACAATCAATTCGTTCCCAGTTCCAAAAACAAACAGAGAGAACAAAAAATGTTTtgagttttgaaaaaaattggaCGATGGTTACCTTCATAAGATACTGGGTTAGTAAACTTCCTTGACTTGTACCAACCCTTCCACCAAAGCCTGGTCCGTTAATCGGGAGTTCGGGTTTGTGAGACTTGAGTGGGTCCTTGAGTATCTTCTCTCGCTGGCGCTTTCGGCTTGGTGCATCTCTAAATAATGGTAGGGCATGTGGGTTGTGAATAACAGGTTTAGCCTCAAAATCATCAACAGATTTTTTCCTTGGTGCACGTGCGACACACACAAGAGCTCCTCTCTCACTTAGTGTTGGATCATACAGTACATGCGTTCCTCCCTGGCTTTTATCTCCAGAAGTAGCAAATATCTTGacaagggaaaaaaaagaatgtGGAACTCGGTAAGTTATCTGCATTGTTTTAATTTACAGAGTAGGAAAAacttcaaaaatcaaaataaataatgCATCCTAATTTGTTTATAGAAATAACTACTTTcttgaaaggaaaagaaaaaagaaaagtcaaaAGAATGCCGCATGCAAAAAACCAAACCCCAAAAACCCATCTGAAGAAAGGGGGCCAGGTCCAAGGAATAACTAAAAAAGTCAAGGAATCACTTGGGTCCCTTCCGCACTATGTTATTTCTCTCACCCCAAAGGTTTCATAGCAAAGGACACCCCCGCTAAACATAAGAATCAACCCTTCACTCTAAAAGGCAGATGAAGGAGAAACTCCCCAATTGAGCTGTTAACATCCCACTGGTGAGTATGTGTAAAACCAAACTCCTAGAAGACGTGATTCCACACAAACCTCACAGACTCGCAACACGACATCCTGGCAAATGGAGAATCGATTACACTGTCAGCATCCCTCTGGTGAGTCTACGTAAAACCAAACTCCTAGGAGAAGCGATTCCACACAAACCTCACCGACTCATAATGTGCCGTCCTAATGACTCCAACCCAGCATGGGAACAACCAAAATACCAAGTGCAaacattaaaatatttacatgcGACTATGTGAGAGTAGAAAATTTTATATAATGCATTGTTCCATGCACGGAAAAATGTTTTAGGCTATATTGGGGATGATAATGTGGCAATTAACGACAGAAAGATGCCCTTACGCAATGGGAAGAGAAGGGCTGATGCCCAGTACAAGTTGGGGTTAGATGCAGCAAATGAATGCAATTTCATAATATAGAAATCACGAGTAAGTTTCAATGGCATGTCTACATCTTCCAGATCATACATAGTAAGCTCTTCCATGCTTCATAAGAAGgttctaatattaatatttcatgTGTTTTGTATCATGTCAAATATGGAGGAAAATTGAATGTACCTGATTCAGCTTTGGGTGCCAAGCACACTGCACAACACTAGAAGTAGGGGATATTCCTACCCTAGAAACAAGTTCCAGCTTTGTTCTGTCGTAGAAGCAGAGCAGACCCCCCGTTTGGCTATCTTTCTCGACAGATGTTCCAGTCAGAAAGAGTTGCTCATCAGGACTAAATGCAATATTTGTTTGGGCATAGTTATTTGGGAGATCATCAAACACCTTGAGAGGTTTTTTCATCTGGCGCAGATCCCAAACCTGAGAAGCGGAATATAGTTACAACTTACAGGTAGCAAGGAAGGCAAACGAACAACAAGAAACAAGTGAAAGTAAATTCTCTAAGTTTGCTGAAAACATACCTTCAGCGAACCATCAAAGCTTCGGGACAGTAAAATTTTCCCATCACTTGAAAACTTAAGAGCAGTAATGTCATCTGAATGACTATTTTCAACGTGTATGTCAGGCCTACTTCCCCATCCAGGCTTAAGATTCCATATCTGCATACCACAGATGGCAAGATGTGTTAAAGTTGAAGAACAGACTAAACTAATGAGAATGCAAAGAAGCTCCATCTGGGGAAACAAGAACTAAAAAACAGTTCCAAGCATTGAAGTTAATTGCCAAGAGAAATGTGAGTCAGAGTGACAATTGACGATACCTGAATAGAACCATCGCCTATGCCACCTGCAATGCTTTTTCCTTCGCGATCCCAAGCACATGTTGTCACAGGAATTCTTCCCGGCCTAGCCAACTTTGGTTTGATAACCTACACATTGAATTACCGGCAGGCATTAATTTGGAAGGCCTTGATCCAATATGTGTCTTCACCAGCATACTTTACGGTTtacaatttcaatttttaatggTAAATTGTGCTATGTTAGccaaaaaaacaagaaacaactAAATAATAGCATGCAACAGGGGAGAGAGGGGGGAAAAAGAGGTAAAAATATCTAATTCTTTCCAGTTCCCCATAAATCTCTCTTTAGCATTAAACATCACACATATTACAGATGCAAACATTTCTTTTCCAGCACCTACTAGAAGCCAGTGTATCAAACTAACAAATAATCCAACAGGAGAAAAACTTTCTGCAGAACAATTATTTAAAGCTACTACAGGAGTACTGGTACACATTGAAAGAATATCATGTTATTTAAATgcaataaattaaaagaaaaaagaaaacctgCTTTTGACTCTTGAAGTCATTTACATCCCATATTCGCAGAGATCCGTCTTCAGATGATGTCAAAATTGTCTCTTTAGTTTTAGGGTGCCACTCTCCACAAGTCAGTCCAGATATGTGCCCTTTAGTGTTCTTCAGGTCACGTATATACATATCTCCCTTCATAAACTCTCCTAAAGTAAGTCCATCACGATCATAAATCTGAAATGCCAGTAAGATAAACATTACATAAATACTAGGTGCTTCCATAAGCTACAGGCTCATATAACAATTGAAAATCTTCATTCAGTACCTTGGCTTGAGCTGAGCCTGTCACACACAAAAAGCGGTCAGCTGTTGGACTCCAACTAAGATTACGAATTTGATGACCTTCAAATGGTTCCAACTGTCTGAAGGATTGCAAACGAGAATTCATCCCTTGAAAGTCATACATTCGTACTGTATAGTCATAACTACCAGAAAGAACTCTAGATCCAGTGTGGTCAACAGCAAGAGCAGAAACTACCTGTCaaaaatcattcaaaattaatataCAAGTTTATGACATCTCCGTCACTACCATAAAGCCAAGCCTCATGTTAAAAGGTAAATATGTACCAAAATCTAGTAACTTATTGACACTAAATGTCAACTCTTGTaatcttattttttattattatcagtTTAATATTTTGCAGGGGGGTCCCTTCTACCCCTGCTTTTGGGTCTACTTCCTTTTGGAATTGATGTAAGCCTAAACTGTAAGATTGTTACAGCCAAATAACTGTAAAACTATTACAGTCAAAAAACTGTCAACAGTTACATAACTAATTGTAACCTCCAAAACCTATTATAAATAGAACATTTCCACCACATTGGTGATAGAGATAAAATTTCAGAAAAGATATTGGTTGTTACACCAAATTGGTATCCGAGCTTTATCGGACTTGGGACCGATGGCTAATCATCGCGGCAGAGGAACAACAAGAGGCAGGAGAAACGCCCGTCCTCTCTCCAAGAACCTTAACCAGACATTTGCTGTCAGTTGAGAATTCGTTGGAGGGAATTCGAGAGACCTTGGATGCTGTAGTTAGAAGATTAGATGCAATGAATCACCCATAGCAGCAACTGGAAGAAGAACAGCCGAACCCATATCAATGGGGAGCAAGAAGGAGAAGAGGTGCAGAACTTCAGGGAGGCTGTAGaattcaagaaagaaaaaaatcatcaagaaagaagaataaatcAGTTTTGAAGGGGAAACAGACACGAGGAACAGTGGC encodes:
- the LOC103489830 gene encoding uncharacterized protein LOC103489830, with the protein product MALWMEDGSNPLTENEKADLDAIAALKESSALEFKEKGNEFVRLGKKHYTDAIDCYTKAINQKVLSNSENSVLYANRAHVNLLLGNNRRALNDAEEAINLCPTNIKAIYRAAKASLSLNLLDEAKSYCVSGIRCDPNNVEIKKIERQIDSLILEQEQREALVTKAIAEAEKLVSAIVHRGFKIGKAAYQELTGLRKPVLDKNNILHWPVLLLYAEVMSSDFIEDFCEVDMFSAHLDMMFAEGCPPLPWDAENKYTREAVELYYEAGSGICLSKERILRNFLEGTAASNAQSIALDEKDAVEDSNHTTSANKGSSKWIKVHERRTLHNVLKEPNYIIPGIPVFYLVSRNSKFYKDFKAGRWVPPS
- the LOC103489831 gene encoding uncharacterized protein LOC103489831; the protein is MEDEAEIYDGIRAQFPLTFGKQSKAQTPLEAIHNTTRRNTSVSIPEKSSSSQNDNALPSISSSSKAWLNSLRTSKTLNPPVMNDSGPSGITRDSDGPKIGPPRPPIESKLNEDDDDDVIIGPPLPPPAGEGSDDDEDDDGEMIGPPPPPPRSNLEDSDVEEEEYEENRFRIPQSNEIVLKGHTKVVSALAVDHTGSRVLSGSYDYTVRMYDFQGMNSRLQSFRQLEPFEGHQIRNLSWSPTADRFLCVTGSAQAKIYDRDGLTLGEFMKGDMYIRDLKNTKGHISGLTCGEWHPKTKETILTSSEDGSLRIWDVNDFKSQKQVIKPKLARPGRIPVTTCAWDREGKSIAGGIGDGSIQIWNLKPGWGSRPDIHVENSHSDDITALKFSSDGKILLSRSFDGSLKVWDLRQMKKPLKVFDDLPNNYAQTNIAFSPDEQLFLTGTSVEKDSQTGGLLCFYDRTKLELVSRVGISPTSSVVQCAWHPKLNQIFATSGDKSQGGTHVLYDPTLSERGALVCVARAPRKKSVDDFEAKPVIHNPHALPLFRDAPSRKRQREKILKDPLKSHKPELPINGPGFGGRVGTSQGSLLTQYLMKQGGLIKETWMEEDPREAILKYADVAANDPKYIAPAYSHTQPEPVFAKSDSEEEDK